Part of the Candidatus Angelobacter sp. genome is shown below.
TCGGTTTGGCATTCCAAATCTCATTCCGTCCCGTCGCGCGGATGTTGGTGGTGCCGGAAGAGGCGATGCCGGTTTTGCAGCAGATACCAGACGATGATCACGTTGATCACGAGGATCCCCAGAACTACCCAGGGAACCCGTTCGCGGCTTGTGCGATGCACCAGTTCATACACCTCGATGGGTATGAAGAAGGCCGATTCACCAATGGTCATCCAGCAAGCCCAGGGCACACGGAACAAAAGACCGATGCCTTCGACAAGCGAGAACAAACTGTAAAGCAGCGTGCCGGCGGCGGCCCACAAGACGTTCGCCTCGGTCAACTTGCCGATCTGAACCGCAAGATCGGCGAAGAATTTTCGCTCCGGATTGACGCGCAGGCCATGCAGCAGATGGCGGTATTC
Proteins encoded:
- a CDS encoding DUF2127 domain-containing protein encodes the protein MHPNPPTPPDDTPRAAEQTMTAAPAGNAARQKHAPTLYGIIVTKLLKGLLFVALAVGAYTLSDNDLPAEYRHLLHGLRVNPERKFFADLAVQIGKLTEANVLWAAAGTLLYSLFSLVEGIGLLFRVPWACWMTIGESAFFIPIEVYELVHRTSRERVPWVVLGILVINVIIVWYLLQNRHRLFRHHQHPRDGTE